One genomic region from Halococcus qingdaonensis encodes:
- a CDS encoding DUF5799 family protein: MSTRPWEDRIVGDRMTVDQEFTDTVESSQFSRQQWGLIMTAVEFDIENPSDESAALVADTEKLPHVMDELDDIDARNPMAASDDSGGGILDSLGGLFGGGDDDHDEQLAAAERLADRYAEQLQTHLEEQGKWDEIRAAARD; encoded by the coding sequence ATGAGCACGCGCCCATGGGAGGATCGCATCGTCGGCGACCGGATGACCGTCGATCAAGAGTTCACCGATACGGTCGAGAGTTCACAGTTCAGCCGCCAGCAATGGGGCCTCATCATGACGGCCGTCGAGTTCGATATCGAAAATCCGAGCGACGAGTCGGCCGCACTCGTCGCCGACACGGAGAAACTCCCGCACGTGATGGACGAGCTCGACGACATCGATGCGCGGAACCCGATGGCCGCGAGCGACGATTCGGGCGGTGGCATTCTCGACTCGCTCGGCGGACTGTTCGGCGGCGGTGACGACGATCACGACGAACAGCTCGCGGCGGCCGAGCGTCTCGCCGATCGCTATGCCGAGCAGTTACAGACCCATCTCGAAGAACAGGGCAAATGGGACGAGATCCGCGCTGCCGCGCGCGACTAG
- a CDS encoding DUF7557 family protein has protein sequence MPEIALDEETIDRLDRLRVDEESYDEIVSELINIYETEERTLFRGGSP, from the coding sequence ATGCCCGAGATAGCACTCGACGAGGAGACGATCGATCGCCTCGACAGACTCCGCGTCGACGAGGAATCCTACGACGAGATCGTCTCCGAACTGATCAACATCTACGAGACCGAGGAACGGACGCTCTTTCGCGGCGGCAGCCCCTAG
- a CDS encoding GNAT family N-acetyltransferase — MYVRNARNREEVWLLDHIEAMSLDAAAFRSRDYVIAIDESGNEKVGFGRIRIHRADERVCELTGIGVLEGWRGQGVGAHVIERLVDRASDEGFDTVYSLTDQPRYLDRFGFDRIDREELPAKLETRLDEKRDGSVPDAVPLALATDAFSMPETLRERFKHASSVGEGDGEPEETPENFGIDSENATYKYDTG; from the coding sequence ATGTACGTCCGGAACGCGAGAAACCGTGAGGAGGTCTGGCTTCTGGACCATATCGAGGCGATGAGTCTCGACGCCGCCGCCTTCCGCTCGCGCGATTACGTCATCGCCATCGACGAATCCGGGAACGAGAAGGTCGGCTTCGGTCGGATACGCATCCATCGTGCCGACGAACGCGTCTGCGAACTCACCGGGATCGGCGTCCTTGAGGGCTGGCGCGGCCAGGGCGTCGGTGCACACGTCATCGAGCGCCTCGTCGACCGCGCGAGCGACGAGGGGTTCGACACGGTCTATTCGCTCACCGATCAGCCCCGCTATCTCGATCGGTTCGGCTTCGACCGGATCGACCGCGAGGAACTCCCCGCGAAGCTCGAAACGCGACTCGACGAGAAACGCGACGGCAGCGTCCCCGACGCCGTCCCGCTCGCGCTCGCCACCGACGCGTTCTCGATGCCCGAAACCCTGCGTGAACGGTTCAAACACGCCAGCTCCGTGGGGGAAGGCGACGGTGAACCCGAGGAAACGCCCGAGAACTTCGGTATCGACAGCGAGAACGCGACCTACAAGTACGACACGGGGTAG
- a CDS encoding acyl-CoA mutase large subunit family protein produces the protein MFDADDLADIRSAKEEWEDDTLGPTLDRFGERKESFTTDTDGHEVDRLYTPDDVGEREYDDEFGFPGEEPYTRGVYPTMYRGRLWTMRQYAGMGTAEETNERYRYLIDEGQTGLSMAFDLPTQMGYDSDDGMAAGEVGKSGVAIDSIHDMETVFDGISLDDVSTSMTINAPASILLAMYIAVGDRQGVDRENLRGTIQNDVLKEYVARNTYIYPPEPSMRIITDIFEFCAAEVPNFNTISISGYHIREAGASAAQEIAFTLGDGIEYVERALDAGLAVDEFAPQLSFFFASYNNIFEEAAKFRAARRMWAKIMDERFDADDPDSKKLKFHTQTAGSTLTAQQIDNNIVRVAYQALAGVLGGTQSLHTNGKDEALALPTEESVRTALRTQQILAHESGAADTIDPLAGSYYVENLTDELEQEAFDILDSVDDRGGMLQAIEDQWVQREVQDVAFERQREIDEGERVIVGVNEYEVDEEPEVDIEEVTEEDQQRQRERLQDVKDERDDGPVEDALAALHDAAEGDDNLMPYIVDAVKAEATTGEIADAMRDVFGEHQGGAAL, from the coding sequence ATGTTCGATGCTGACGATCTCGCCGACATCCGCTCGGCGAAGGAGGAATGGGAGGACGACACCCTCGGGCCGACGCTCGATCGCTTCGGCGAACGCAAGGAGAGCTTTACTACCGACACCGACGGCCACGAAGTCGACCGCCTCTACACGCCCGACGACGTCGGCGAGCGCGAGTACGACGACGAGTTCGGCTTTCCCGGCGAGGAGCCCTATACCCGGGGGGTGTATCCGACGATGTACCGCGGTCGCCTCTGGACGATGCGCCAGTACGCGGGCATGGGCACCGCAGAGGAGACCAACGAGCGCTACCGCTATCTCATCGACGAGGGCCAGACGGGGCTCTCGATGGCGTTCGATCTCCCCACACAGATGGGCTACGACTCCGACGACGGGATGGCTGCCGGCGAGGTCGGGAAGTCGGGCGTCGCGATCGACTCGATCCACGACATGGAGACGGTCTTCGATGGCATCTCGCTCGACGACGTCTCGACGAGCATGACGATCAACGCGCCGGCGTCGATCCTGCTGGCGATGTACATCGCCGTCGGCGACCGCCAGGGCGTCGATCGCGAGAATCTCAGGGGGACGATCCAGAACGACGTGCTGAAGGAGTACGTCGCGCGCAACACCTACATCTACCCGCCAGAGCCTTCGATGCGAATTATCACCGACATCTTCGAGTTCTGTGCGGCGGAGGTGCCGAACTTCAACACGATCTCGATCTCGGGCTATCACATCCGCGAAGCCGGCGCGTCGGCGGCCCAGGAGATCGCCTTCACGCTCGGCGACGGCATCGAGTACGTCGAGCGCGCGCTCGATGCCGGCCTCGCGGTCGACGAGTTCGCCCCGCAGCTCTCCTTTTTCTTCGCCTCGTACAACAACATCTTCGAGGAGGCCGCCAAGTTCCGAGCTGCCCGCCGGATGTGGGCGAAGATCATGGACGAGCGCTTCGACGCCGACGATCCGGACTCGAAGAAGCTCAAGTTCCATACACAAACTGCTGGCTCGACGCTGACCGCCCAGCAGATCGACAACAACATCGTCAGGGTCGCCTACCAGGCGCTCGCCGGCGTTCTCGGCGGCACCCAGAGCCTCCACACGAACGGGAAGGACGAGGCACTCGCCCTCCCCACCGAGGAGAGCGTCCGCACGGCGCTGCGCACCCAGCAGATCCTCGCGCACGAGTCGGGCGCGGCCGACACGATCGACCCGCTCGCGGGCAGCTACTACGTCGAGAACCTCACCGACGAGCTGGAACAGGAAGCGTTCGACATCCTCGATTCGGTCGACGATCGGGGCGGGATGCTCCAGGCGATCGAGGATCAGTGGGTCCAGCGCGAGGTCCAGGACGTCGCCTTCGAGCGCCAGCGCGAGATCGACGAGGGTGAGCGCGTCATCGTCGGCGTCAACGAGTACGAGGTCGACGAGGAGCCGGAAGTCGATATCGAGGAAGTCACGGAAGAAGACCAGCAGCGCCAGCGCGAGCGCCTCCAGGACGTCAAGGACGAGCGCGACGACGGACCGGTCGAGGACGCGCTCGCGGCGCTGCACGACGCGGCCGAGGGCGACGACAACCTGATGCCGTACATCGTCGACGCGGTGAAAGCCGAGGCCACGACCGGCGAGATCGCCGACGCGATGCGCGATGTCTTCGGCGAGCACCAAGGCGGGGCCGCGCTGTGA
- a CDS encoding AMP-binding protein yields MTAAPGTDEIVHEPSEEFVESTNVRAFMQEYDIDDYDELIARTCNEVDGVEQSGIDWFWDELVDYLDIEFDEDYDRVRDDSDGPQFSEWYPGGKINVAHNTLDRYAEGDTREKTACLWEGEPGEVREISFGELHAQANRVANALEERGIETGDTVGLYMPMVPEVIAILYGCFKVGAIAVPIFSGFGVDATATRIADAEPTVLFTGDGFYRRGSEVHLKEAADDAIDAAGHVEHTVVFDRLGRMPDDSGEAPWDDARDETWDEAVASQSAEYDTKELDASQESILLYSSGTTGTPKGIVHTHAGILMQCAKEIHFGFDQQDDDRFFWVSDIGWMMGPWTLIGNHAFGGTVVMYEGAPDHPEPDRFWRMIDDHDVTQFGISPTAIRALRKQGDDWIDGHDLSSLRLLGSTGEPWDPESWNWFYENVGNGETPIINISGGTEICGCFLMPMPIQPLKPCTLGGPGIGMNIDIVNEEGESVADENERGYLVARDSCPSMTKSLWSGDDRYLDEYWSTFEDPPLWNHGDWAQKDEDGLWFLHGRADDALNVAGRKVGPAEVEAAVIDHDDANQAAAVGVPDDTTGTAVVAYVVLEDHAEPSDGLREELREQVGAELGKPFKPREVLFVDEFPKTQSGKIIRRAIASVYRGEELGDMDSIENPDALDAVEQAQ; encoded by the coding sequence ATGACAGCCGCTCCCGGCACCGACGAGATCGTCCACGAACCGTCCGAGGAGTTCGTCGAATCGACGAACGTCCGGGCGTTCATGCAGGAGTACGACATCGACGACTACGACGAGCTGATCGCGCGGACCTGCAACGAGGTCGACGGCGTCGAGCAGTCGGGCATCGACTGGTTCTGGGACGAACTCGTCGACTACCTCGACATCGAGTTCGACGAGGACTACGACCGCGTCCGCGACGATTCCGACGGGCCACAGTTCTCGGAGTGGTATCCCGGCGGGAAAATAAACGTCGCCCACAACACGCTCGACCGGTACGCCGAGGGTGATACGCGCGAGAAGACGGCGTGCCTCTGGGAGGGCGAACCGGGTGAGGTCCGCGAGATCAGTTTCGGCGAGTTGCACGCACAGGCGAATCGCGTCGCGAACGCCCTGGAGGAGCGCGGCATCGAGACCGGCGACACCGTCGGGCTGTACATGCCGATGGTACCCGAGGTGATCGCGATCCTGTACGGCTGTTTCAAGGTCGGTGCGATCGCCGTCCCGATCTTCTCGGGCTTCGGCGTCGACGCGACCGCCACACGGATCGCGGACGCCGAACCCACGGTGTTGTTCACCGGCGATGGGTTCTATCGTCGCGGTAGCGAGGTCCATCTGAAGGAGGCGGCCGACGACGCCATCGACGCGGCGGGCCACGTCGAGCACACCGTCGTCTTCGATCGACTCGGACGCATGCCGGATGACAGCGGGGAAGCGCCGTGGGACGACGCGCGCGACGAGACGTGGGACGAAGCGGTCGCGAGTCAGTCCGCCGAGTACGACACCAAGGAACTCGACGCCTCACAGGAGTCGATACTGCTCTACTCCTCGGGAACGACGGGGACCCCGAAGGGGATCGTCCACACGCACGCGGGCATCCTCATGCAGTGCGCGAAGGAGATCCACTTCGGCTTCGACCAGCAGGACGATGACCGCTTCTTCTGGGTGTCGGATATCGGCTGGATGATGGGGCCGTGGACGCTGATCGGCAACCACGCCTTCGGCGGGACGGTGGTGATGTACGAGGGCGCACCCGATCACCCCGAACCCGATCGGTTCTGGCGGATGATCGACGACCACGACGTCACGCAGTTCGGCATCTCGCCGACGGCCATCCGCGCGCTGCGCAAGCAGGGCGACGACTGGATCGACGGGCACGATCTCTCCAGTCTCAGACTGCTCGGCTCGACCGGCGAGCCCTGGGATCCCGAATCCTGGAACTGGTTCTACGAGAACGTCGGCAACGGCGAGACGCCGATCATCAACATCTCCGGCGGCACGGAGATCTGTGGCTGTTTCTTGATGCCGATGCCGATTCAGCCGCTCAAACCCTGTACGCTCGGCGGGCCCGGGATCGGCATGAACATCGACATCGTGAACGAGGAAGGCGAGAGCGTCGCCGACGAAAACGAACGCGGCTATCTCGTCGCGCGTGATTCGTGTCCCTCGATGACGAAATCGCTCTGGAGCGGCGACGACCGCTATCTCGACGAATACTGGTCGACCTTCGAGGATCCACCGCTCTGGAACCACGGCGACTGGGCCCAGAAGGACGAGGACGGGCTCTGGTTCCTCCACGGCCGCGCCGACGACGCGCTCAACGTCGCCGGCCGGAAAGTCGGGCCCGCCGAGGTCGAGGCCGCCGTCATCGACCACGACGACGCCAATCAGGCCGCCGCGGTCGGCGTCCCCGACGACACGACCGGGACGGCGGTGGTCGCCTACGTCGTTCTCGAAGATCATGCGGAGCCGTCGGACGGACTGCGCGAGGAACTGCGCGAGCAGGTCGGCGCGGAGCTCGGCAAGCCGTTCAAACCCCGCGAGGTGCTGTTCGTCGACGAGTTCCCGAAGACCCAGTCGGGGAAGATCATCCGCCGCGCCATCGCGTCGGTCTACCGGGGCGAGGAGCTCGGCGATATGGACTCCATCGAGAACCCCGACGCGCTTGACGCCGTCGAGCAGGCACAGTAG
- a CDS encoding isocitrate/isopropylmalate dehydrogenase family protein, with protein MTEEIAVIPGDGIGQEVVPVAVSVLDEVGEFAFTEYDAGDRVREETGEPLPGETKRAAETSDATLFGAAGESAADVILPLRSAVGSFANVRPARAYPGIDALHPDADLVFVRENTEGVYAGIESDLTDEVRTLTRVITEPASRRIAEFGFDYAAEHDYDVTVAHKANVMARTDGLFVETAGRVAEEKAADHETQLMDALATDLVMNPADYGVVICPNLAGDVLSDLAAGLVGGLGLLPSANIGPERALFEPVHGSAPDIAGEGIANPVATVLSAAMCCEFLGRANEAERIRTAVMEVLADGPHTPDLGGEATTEEIESGLLARL; from the coding sequence ATGACTGAGGAGATCGCGGTGATCCCGGGCGACGGGATCGGCCAGGAGGTCGTCCCGGTCGCGGTGTCGGTGCTCGACGAGGTCGGCGAGTTCGCGTTCACCGAGTACGATGCCGGCGATCGAGTTCGGGAGGAAACTGGCGAGCCGCTGCCAGGAGAGACGAAACGAGCGGCCGAGACGAGCGACGCGACGTTGTTCGGTGCGGCCGGCGAGAGCGCGGCGGACGTGATCCTCCCGCTCCGGAGCGCGGTCGGCTCGTTCGCGAACGTCCGCCCGGCGCGGGCCTATCCGGGCATCGACGCACTCCATCCCGATGCCGACCTGGTGTTCGTCCGCGAGAACACCGAGGGCGTCTACGCGGGCATCGAGAGCGATCTCACCGACGAGGTGCGGACGCTGACCCGCGTGATCACCGAACCCGCCTCGCGACGGATCGCCGAGTTCGGGTTCGACTACGCCGCCGAGCACGACTACGACGTGACGGTGGCGCACAAGGCGAACGTGATGGCTCGGACCGACGGGCTGTTCGTCGAGACTGCCGGTCGGGTGGCCGAGGAGAAGGCGGCCGACCACGAGACCCAGCTGATGGACGCGTTGGCGACCGATCTCGTGATGAACCCGGCTGACTACGGCGTCGTGATCTGTCCCAACCTCGCGGGCGACGTGCTCTCGGATCTGGCGGCCGGGCTCGTCGGCGGACTCGGACTGCTGCCGAGCGCGAACATCGGCCCCGAGCGCGCGCTGTTCGAACCAGTCCACGGGAGCGCGCCGGACATCGCCGGCGAGGGGATCGCCAACCCGGTCGCGACGGTGCTGAGCGCCGCGATGTGCTGTGAGTTCTTGGGGAGAGCCAACGAGGCCGAACGGATCCGGACGGCGGTGATGGAGGTTCTCGCCGACGGCCCGCACACGCCGGATCTCGGTGGCGAGGCGACCACCGAGGAGATCGAGAGTGGATTGCTAGCACGGCTCTGA
- the mce gene encoding methylmalonyl-CoA epimerase, protein MNFDHAGIATDDADGLAELYADLFDTPVVHEERFDGMAVRFLDCGESYFELLEPREEGTIARYLDRNGPGIHHFALATDDIAEALDRMDDRGVELIDEEPRPGAWGHDVAFLHPKSTGGILVEMVEH, encoded by the coding sequence GTGAACTTCGATCACGCCGGCATCGCCACCGACGACGCCGACGGGCTCGCCGAACTGTACGCCGACCTGTTCGACACGCCGGTCGTCCACGAGGAGCGCTTCGACGGGATGGCCGTTCGCTTTCTCGACTGCGGCGAGAGCTACTTCGAGTTGCTCGAACCCCGCGAGGAGGGTACCATCGCGCGCTATCTCGACCGGAACGGACCGGGCATCCACCACTTCGCGCTCGCGACCGACGACATCGCAGAGGCGCTCGACCGGATGGACGACCGAGGCGTCGAACTCATCGACGAGGAGCCACGACCGGGCGCGTGGGGTCACGACGTCGCCTTCCTCCATCCGAAGTCGACTGGTGGTATACTCGTCGAGATGGTCGAACACTAA